A single window of Vibrio gazogenes DNA harbors:
- a CDS encoding ubiquinone biosynthesis accessory factor UbiJ produces MPFAPLLTATIETILNRLIQDDPVLIRQLARLKGHVIQVHLKELNQTLTFVFSQQVDVLAQYEGTPDCYLSLTLSTLPQLREQANITQLIKQDKLILEGDIQLAQKFSQLMTDCKPDWEEWLSRLSGDVVAHTVTQAAKDFSHFLQAQHQRHQSHLAQVLTEEWQIAPGPLAVADFCDQVDEVHSQLSRLESRIQSLAEKL; encoded by the coding sequence ATGCCATTCGCACCTTTACTGACCGCAACGATTGAAACGATTCTGAACCGACTGATTCAGGATGATCCGGTACTGATTCGTCAGCTTGCCCGCCTGAAAGGTCATGTGATTCAGGTCCATCTCAAAGAGCTGAATCAAACGCTGACATTTGTTTTCAGCCAGCAGGTTGATGTGTTAGCGCAGTATGAAGGGACACCGGATTGTTATCTGTCTTTGACATTGTCGACGCTGCCGCAGTTACGGGAGCAGGCCAATATCACGCAACTGATCAAACAGGATAAGTTGATATTGGAAGGTGATATCCAACTGGCTCAGAAGTTTTCTCAACTGATGACGGACTGCAAACCGGACTGGGAAGAGTGGTTATCACGTCTGAGTGGCGATGTTGTTGCCCATACGGTAACGCAAGCCGCCAAAGATTTTAGTCATTTTTTGCAAGCACAACATCAGCGTCACCAATCCCATCTTGCTCAGGTTTTAACGGAAGAGTGGCAAATTGCTCCGGGACCACTCGCGGTGGCTGATTTTTGTGATCAAGTGGATGAAGTACACAGTCAGTTATCTCGGCTTGAAAGCCGGATTCAGTCTCTGGCGGAGAAACTATGA
- the tatB gene encoding Sec-independent protein translocase protein TatB codes for MFDIGFWELVLISVIALVVLGPERLPHAIRSLARFIASVKQVASHVQHELSQELQSQELKDKHQQAEQMKANDPFPELHPSHESMDPPIRDVEQSSTHDESTEKPSK; via the coding sequence ATGTTTGATATCGGTTTTTGGGAGCTGGTATTAATTTCGGTGATCGCACTGGTTGTTCTGGGGCCGGAGCGTTTGCCCCATGCGATTCGAAGCCTCGCCCGATTTATTGCGTCTGTGAAACAGGTTGCCAGTCACGTTCAGCATGAACTGTCTCAAGAGTTGCAGAGTCAGGAACTCAAAGACAAGCACCAACAAGCTGAGCAAATGAAAGCGAACGATCCATTTCCTGAATTACATCCGTCGCATGAATCCATGGATCCCCCCATTCGTGATGTTGAGCAATCCTCAACGCATGATGAAAGCACAGAGAAACCGTCTAAATAA
- the ubiE gene encoding bifunctional demethylmenaquinone methyltransferase/2-methoxy-6-polyprenyl-1,4-benzoquinol methylase UbiE → MAENQETTHFGFETVAKAEKAHKVAEVFHSVAAKYDIMNDLMSGGIHRLWKRFTIDCSGVRAGQRILDLGGGTGDLTAKFSRMVGDTGHVVLADINNSMLCVGRDKLRDSGIIGNVHYVQANAEELPFPDNYFDCITISFCLRNVTDKDQALRSMFRVLKPGGRLLVLEFSKPVFEPLSKIYDTYSFHLLPKMGQLIANDADSYRYLAESIRMHPDQETLKEMMVDAGFEQVNYYNLTAGIVALHRGYKF, encoded by the coding sequence ATGGCAGAAAATCAAGAAACGACTCATTTTGGTTTTGAAACCGTCGCCAAAGCGGAGAAAGCGCATAAAGTGGCAGAGGTTTTTCATTCTGTCGCAGCGAAGTACGACATCATGAATGACTTGATGTCCGGTGGAATTCACCGATTGTGGAAACGATTTACGATTGATTGCAGCGGTGTCCGAGCCGGACAGCGAATTTTGGATCTGGGCGGTGGTACTGGCGACCTGACGGCCAAGTTTTCCCGGATGGTCGGTGACACTGGACATGTCGTGTTGGCGGATATCAACAATTCAATGCTATGTGTCGGTCGGGATAAGCTGCGTGATAGCGGTATTATCGGCAATGTACACTATGTTCAGGCGAATGCGGAAGAACTGCCATTCCCCGATAACTATTTTGACTGCATTACAATCAGCTTTTGCCTGCGCAATGTTACCGATAAAGATCAAGCATTACGCTCGATGTTTCGGGTTCTGAAACCCGGCGGGCGTCTGTTGGTACTGGAATTTTCGAAACCAGTATTTGAACCGTTATCTAAGATTTACGATACATATTCGTTCCATCTTTTGCCGAAAATGGGGCAGCTCATTGCCAACGATGCTGACAGTTACCGTTATCTTGCCGAATCGATCCGGATGCATCCGGATCAGGAAACGTTAAAAGAGATGATGGTCGATGCTGGTTTTGAGCAAGTCAATTATTACAATCTGACCGCGGGTATTGTGGCGCTTCACCGTGGTTATAAATTCTGA
- the tatC gene encoding twin-arginine translocase subunit TatC, giving the protein MSSVEQTQPLIRHLLELRDRLLRCIVAVIVVFLGLVYFANHIYEFVAQPLVERLPAGATMIATDVASPFFTPLKLTLIVALFITVPYLLYQIWAFVAPGLYRHERKLVMPLILSSSVLFYCGVAFAYFVVFPLVFGFFTAISLGGVAFATDIASYLDFVLALFLAFGIAFEVPVAIMLLCWTGATTPKALQQKRPYIIVGAFVVGMLLTPPDIISQTLLAVPICLLFEIGVFCARFYSQKVPEKEEQDS; this is encoded by the coding sequence ATGTCGTCTGTTGAGCAAACCCAACCTTTAATTCGTCACTTACTGGAATTACGTGATCGATTGCTGCGCTGTATTGTGGCCGTTATCGTTGTATTTCTTGGTTTGGTCTATTTTGCCAATCATATTTACGAGTTTGTTGCCCAGCCGCTGGTTGAGAGGTTACCCGCAGGCGCGACCATGATTGCCACCGACGTTGCTTCACCATTCTTTACCCCGCTTAAGCTGACACTGATTGTTGCGCTGTTCATCACGGTTCCATATCTGCTTTACCAAATCTGGGCCTTTGTTGCTCCGGGTCTGTATCGACATGAACGCAAGCTGGTAATGCCTCTGATATTGTCGAGTTCGGTCTTATTTTATTGTGGGGTCGCATTCGCTTATTTTGTGGTTTTTCCTTTAGTGTTCGGTTTCTTTACGGCGATTTCTCTCGGAGGGGTTGCTTTTGCGACTGACATTGCCAGCTATCTTGATTTTGTCCTAGCGCTGTTTTTAGCATTTGGGATTGCCTTTGAAGTGCCGGTGGCCATCATGCTGCTTTGTTGGACGGGGGCAACAACACCAAAAGCACTTCAGCAAAAACGACCTTACATTATTGTCGGCGCATTTGTTGTCGGGATGTTGCTGACGCCACCGGATATTATTTCTCAGACGCTGCTGGCTGTTCCTATCTGTCTGTTGTTTGAAATTGGCGTTTTCTGTGCCCGTTTCTATAGCCAAAAAGTCCCTGAAAAAGAGGAACAGGATTCGTAG
- the tatA gene encoding twin-arginine translocase TatA/TatE family subunit produces the protein MGGIGVTELLIIAAIVVLLFGTKKLRSMGSDLGSAVKGFRKAMDEDPAETQREKPDETPQKSASSAQNNHQDKE, from the coding sequence ATGGGTGGCATTGGTGTTACGGAATTACTGATTATTGCGGCTATTGTGGTGCTACTGTTTGGCACAAAAAAATTGCGGAGCATGGGTAGCGATCTGGGTAGTGCAGTGAAAGGCTTTAGAAAAGCGATGGATGAAGATCCTGCTGAAACGCAGCGTGAAAAACCAGATGAAACACCACAGAAATCGGCTTCTTCTGCACAGAACAACCATCAAGATAAAGAGTAG
- the ubiB gene encoding ubiquinone biosynthesis regulatory protein kinase UbiB, whose product MTPTEIKRLYRIIKVQLEYGLDEFLPDHHLLRAPLLARKALFWLRNRYPEKPLGERLRLALQELGPVWIKFGQMMSTRRDLFPPHIADQLALLQDKVSPFDGHLAKQQIEKALGGAVETWFNDFSVEPLASASIAQVHTATLKSNGREVVLKVIRPDIQPVIAADIKLMHRMARLVARALPETRRLKPVEVVLEYEKTLRDELDLRREAANAIQLRRNFEGSEELYIPEVISEYSNETVMVSERIYGIQVSDIDALQANGTNMQLLAERGVSVFFTQVFRDSFFHADMHPGNVFVQPAHPENPQWIGLDCGIVGTLNKEDKRYLAENFLAFFNRDYRRVAELHVESGWVPYDTDIDAFESAIRVVCEPIFAKPLCEISFGHVLLNLFNTARRFNMEVQPQLVLLQKTLLYVEGLGRQLYPQLDLWKTAKPFLERWMLDQVGPGAVLRSIREKAPFWVEKLPELPELVYESLKQGRVMNQRVNAMYQDYRQVKRDQARGKFFLGIGATALICSAVFLANGQEPHLSISTAVIGGMSWLVSWMFYRR is encoded by the coding sequence ATGACACCAACAGAAATCAAGCGGTTGTACCGTATCATTAAGGTACAGCTGGAATACGGTCTTGATGAATTTCTCCCTGATCATCACTTGCTCCGAGCGCCATTACTCGCGAGAAAAGCACTTTTCTGGCTGCGGAATCGTTATCCAGAGAAACCATTAGGTGAGCGTCTGCGTCTGGCGCTTCAGGAGCTTGGTCCGGTCTGGATTAAGTTTGGTCAGATGATGTCCACCCGTCGGGACCTGTTCCCCCCGCATATCGCAGATCAATTAGCACTGTTGCAGGATAAAGTGTCACCGTTTGACGGTCACTTAGCGAAGCAACAGATTGAGAAAGCGTTGGGTGGTGCGGTTGAGACTTGGTTCAATGACTTTTCGGTGGAACCGCTGGCCTCTGCGTCGATTGCACAGGTTCATACCGCAACATTGAAATCGAACGGCCGTGAGGTGGTGCTCAAAGTGATTCGTCCTGATATCCAGCCGGTGATTGCCGCGGATATTAAACTGATGCATCGAATGGCTCGTCTTGTTGCCAGAGCGCTCCCCGAAACTCGACGGTTAAAGCCGGTTGAAGTCGTTCTGGAATATGAGAAAACGTTGCGGGATGAACTAGACTTACGACGAGAAGCCGCGAATGCGATTCAGTTGCGACGTAATTTTGAGGGCAGTGAAGAGCTCTATATTCCAGAGGTGATTTCGGAATACAGTAATGAAACCGTGATGGTGTCAGAGCGGATCTATGGGATTCAGGTCTCGGATATTGATGCGCTACAGGCAAATGGTACCAACATGCAGTTGCTGGCGGAACGTGGCGTCAGTGTTTTCTTTACACAAGTCTTCCGAGACAGTTTCTTCCATGCCGACATGCATCCGGGCAATGTGTTTGTTCAGCCAGCTCACCCTGAGAATCCACAATGGATTGGGTTGGATTGCGGGATTGTCGGAACGTTGAACAAAGAAGATAAACGTTATCTGGCGGAAAACTTCCTGGCATTTTTTAATCGTGATTATCGGCGTGTTGCTGAACTCCATGTTGAATCCGGCTGGGTACCATATGATACGGATATTGATGCATTCGAGAGTGCGATTCGGGTTGTGTGTGAACCCATTTTTGCCAAGCCGCTGTGTGAAATCTCATTTGGCCATGTGTTGTTGAATTTATTTAATACGGCCCGTCGCTTTAATATGGAAGTGCAGCCGCAACTGGTCTTACTGCAAAAAACGTTACTTTATGTGGAAGGTTTGGGGCGGCAGTTATACCCTCAACTCGATCTATGGAAAACGGCTAAGCCGTTTTTGGAACGTTGGATGCTTGATCAGGTTGGGCCGGGTGCAGTATTGCGTTCTATCCGTGAGAAGGCACCATTTTGGGTAGAAAAACTACCGGAGTTGCCAGAACTGGTCTATGAAAGTCTTAAGCAAGGGCGCGTGATGAATCAGCGGGTCAATGCGATGTATCAGGATTACCGTCAGGTGAAACGGGATCAGGCCCGAGGAAAATTTTTCTTAGGGATTGGGGCAACAGCACTGATCTGTTCAGCCGTCTTTTTGGCGAATGGGCAAGAGCCTCATCTGTCAATCAGTACCGCTGTCATCGGCGGGATGTCTTGGTTAGTCAGTTGGATGTTCTACCGCCGGTAA
- a CDS encoding TatD family hydrolase has translation MIDTHAHVYAREFDHDREDVIQRALAQGVDMICMPNIDLDSIEPMLATEAAYPEICRSMMGLHPCYVDQNVHQTLDIIHAWFDQHQFIAVGEIGIDLYWDTTYQAQQEEAFLTQLNWAKEKQLPVVIHTRNSMQETIKLLSQAQDGSLQGVFHCFGGSVEEAKAIQDLGFHLGLGGVTTFKNGGMDQVVPHLDIRQIILETDCPYLAPVPHRGKRNEPAYTHLVAQRIATLKEMSLEDVDRLTTDNAQQLFRLS, from the coding sequence ATGATTGATACGCACGCCCATGTTTATGCCCGTGAATTTGACCATGACCGAGAAGATGTGATTCAACGAGCTCTGGCTCAAGGTGTCGATATGATCTGTATGCCGAATATCGATCTCGACTCTATCGAACCAATGCTGGCAACCGAGGCCGCCTATCCTGAAATATGTCGTTCAATGATGGGATTACATCCTTGCTACGTGGATCAAAATGTTCATCAGACACTGGATATCATTCATGCATGGTTTGATCAACATCAGTTCATTGCCGTCGGTGAAATTGGTATCGATCTATACTGGGACACGACCTATCAAGCACAACAAGAGGAAGCTTTTCTCACTCAACTGAACTGGGCGAAAGAGAAGCAGCTGCCGGTTGTGATTCACACCCGCAACTCAATGCAAGAAACCATTAAACTGCTCAGCCAGGCCCAAGACGGTTCTCTACAAGGGGTCTTTCACTGTTTTGGTGGCAGTGTTGAAGAAGCCAAAGCGATTCAGGATTTAGGCTTTCATCTTGGCTTAGGCGGTGTGACGACGTTTAAAAATGGCGGGATGGATCAAGTCGTTCCACATCTGGATATCCGGCAAATTATACTGGAAACAGACTGCCCTTATCTGGCCCCGGTACCTCACCGTGGAAAACGCAATGAACCGGCCTACACTCACCTTGTTGCCCAACGGATTGCGACCTTGAAAGAGATGTCGCTTGAAGATGTAGACAGACTGACCACGGATAATGCGCAGCAGTTATTTCGCCTGTCCTGA
- the araC gene encoding arabinose operon transcriptional regulator AraC, translated as MQDDPLKPGYNFDAHLVAGLTPIIEGDELDFTIDRPNGMKGYIINLTSKGEGTLFAGDQAIDVGPGDLLLFPPTAAHYYHRKADSVCWFHRWVYFRPRAFWHDWLSWQEEQHGVYITRGLDHTTIHHLERLFIDIEYTAKSDEPYRSDLSINLLEQLLIRCKSLQPDVVSKPLDPRVIEAMNYMTQNLNQDFTMEMVASHICLSPSRLGHLFREEMSMTITQWRDDQRISRAKQLLVTTNYSVNQIGRIVGYTDPLYFSRVFKRKSGVSPKRYREQIT; from the coding sequence ATGCAAGACGATCCGCTCAAACCAGGGTATAACTTCGATGCACATTTGGTTGCAGGGCTGACGCCGATTATTGAAGGAGACGAATTGGATTTTACCATTGACCGCCCCAATGGTATGAAAGGGTATATTATTAACCTGACGAGTAAAGGTGAGGGCACACTTTTTGCCGGTGATCAGGCAATTGATGTCGGCCCCGGTGATTTACTGCTGTTTCCCCCGACAGCAGCCCACTATTACCATCGTAAGGCAGACAGTGTGTGTTGGTTTCATCGCTGGGTTTATTTTCGTCCCCGAGCCTTCTGGCATGATTGGTTGAGCTGGCAGGAAGAGCAACACGGGGTGTATATCACCCGAGGGTTGGACCACACCACCATCCATCATCTGGAACGTTTATTCATTGATATCGAGTATACCGCCAAATCCGATGAACCTTATCGGAGTGATTTATCGATCAATCTGCTGGAACAACTGCTGATTCGTTGTAAGAGTTTGCAACCGGATGTGGTGAGTAAACCACTCGATCCGCGTGTGATCGAGGCGATGAATTATATGACGCAGAACCTCAATCAGGATTTCACCATGGAAATGGTTGCCTCGCATATCTGCCTGTCTCCGTCGCGGTTAGGGCACTTGTTCCGTGAGGAGATGTCGATGACCATTACGCAGTGGCGTGATGATCAGCGTATCAGCCGTGCCAAACAGCTACTGGTCACCACCAACTATTCGGTGAACCAAATCGGTCGCATTGTCGGCTATACCGATCCCCTCTATTTTTCCCGGGTGTTCAAACGTAAGTCGGGCGTGAGCCCCAAACGCTATCGGGAGCAAATTACCTAA
- the hemB gene encoding porphobilinogen synthase, translated as MSVSIVGQFPGRRMRRVRKHDFSRRLVAENQLSVSDLIYPIFVLMGKDRREPVESMPGVDRLSIDVLLEEAQYLASLGVPAIALFPAVNQDAKSIDAAEAYNPEGLIQRAVRSLKEHVPEIGVITDVALDPYTTHGQDGIIDEEGYVINDVTTEVLIKQALSHAEAGADVVAPSDMMDGRIGLIRDALEESGYIHTQIMAYSAKYASSYYGPFRDAIGSASNLKGGNKKTYQMDPANTDEALQEVALDVGEGADMVMVKPGMPYLDVVRRVKSELQVPTFAYQVSGEYAMHKAAFMNGWLKEKETVIESLLCFKRAGADGILTYFAKDVAQWLAEEQAERVAALKKHQ; from the coding sequence GTGTCAGTTTCTATCGTAGGTCAGTTTCCCGGTCGTCGTATGCGTCGTGTGCGTAAACATGATTTTAGCCGTCGCTTGGTTGCCGAAAATCAGCTATCAGTCAGTGACCTGATTTATCCGATATTTGTGTTGATGGGCAAAGATCGCCGTGAGCCGGTTGAGTCGATGCCGGGTGTGGATCGTTTATCGATCGATGTACTTCTTGAAGAAGCGCAGTATCTTGCGAGTCTCGGTGTGCCAGCCATTGCACTGTTTCCTGCTGTGAATCAGGATGCCAAAAGCATTGATGCAGCCGAGGCTTATAATCCTGAAGGTTTGATTCAACGGGCGGTTCGTTCTTTGAAAGAGCATGTGCCTGAAATCGGTGTCATTACCGATGTCGCATTAGATCCATATACCACCCATGGTCAGGATGGCATCATCGATGAAGAGGGATATGTGATCAATGATGTGACAACGGAAGTGCTGATTAAACAAGCTTTGTCTCATGCTGAGGCCGGTGCTGATGTGGTTGCACCGTCAGATATGATGGATGGCCGGATTGGCTTGATCCGTGATGCGCTGGAAGAGTCGGGGTACATTCACACGCAGATTATGGCTTACTCGGCGAAATATGCATCGAGTTATTATGGTCCTTTTCGTGATGCGATTGGTTCAGCAAGTAATCTGAAAGGCGGTAATAAAAAAACCTATCAGATGGATCCGGCGAATACTGATGAAGCCTTACAAGAAGTGGCGTTAGATGTTGGTGAAGGTGCTGATATGGTGATGGTGAAACCGGGGATGCCGTATTTGGATGTTGTCCGTCGGGTGAAATCTGAGTTGCAGGTGCCGACATTTGCTTATCAGGTTTCCGGCGAATATGCGATGCATAAAGCTGCTTTCATGAATGGCTGGTTGAAGGAGAAAGAGACGGTCATCGAATCGTTACTTTGCTTTAAACGGGCAGGTGCGGATGGCATTCTGACCTATTTCGCGAAAGATGTTGCGCAGTGGCTTGCTGAAGAGCAAGCGGAGCGGGTTGCCGCACTGAAAAAACATCAATGA
- the rmuC gene encoding DNA recombination protein RmuC, translating to MQWIIEYQSLLLMSAACIVGSAGITGWWMKQRMQLQLSQLQQQLASQQQLHEQVLDQVTTQLRQTQADLHESEDAHDLAMAELKQLHGQYMAATEKLGQMATLQQERTQLNAELVQLREQHAQLQGELREQEARHQAQMVASQEKLQLLERAEERLKQQFEQLANQLFDVKTAKVDQQNKQSLEGLLNPLKLQLEGFKKQVNDSFSQEAKERHTLVHELKNLQRLNEQMAKEALNLTQALKGDNKQQGNWGEVVLARVLAESGLREGHEYQTQVSLQNEAGKRYQPDVIVNLPNEKQVVIDSKMALVAYERYFHAESDIERDKALGEHLLAIRAHIKGLSKKDYQQLQGIQTLDYVLMFIPVEPAFQLAIQADPALVKDAMEQNIIIVSPTTLLVALRTVDNLWRNEYQNQNAQHIAEKAGKLYDKLRLFVDDMDTLGHAIDKAGQSYQNAMNKLSTGRGNAIRQAESFKQLGVEVKRSIAARWVEASQREGTDAGSSEVGLPEENGQNDSTYIGTKSADC from the coding sequence ATGCAATGGATTATTGAATACCAATCCCTACTGTTGATGTCTGCCGCCTGTATTGTCGGCTCTGCCGGCATCACGGGCTGGTGGATGAAGCAAAGAATGCAATTGCAATTGAGTCAATTGCAGCAACAACTGGCGAGCCAACAGCAACTCCATGAACAAGTGTTGGATCAGGTCACCACACAATTGCGACAAACTCAGGCTGATTTGCATGAATCAGAAGATGCCCATGATCTGGCAATGGCTGAGCTGAAACAGTTGCATGGGCAGTATATGGCAGCCACTGAAAAACTGGGGCAAATGGCGACCTTGCAGCAAGAGCGGACACAGTTGAATGCCGAACTGGTGCAGTTACGGGAACAGCACGCGCAACTGCAAGGGGAACTGCGTGAGCAGGAAGCGCGCCATCAAGCCCAGATGGTTGCCAGTCAAGAAAAGTTACAGTTGTTGGAACGTGCAGAAGAGCGCTTGAAGCAGCAGTTTGAACAGTTGGCGAATCAGCTGTTTGATGTCAAAACAGCGAAGGTTGATCAGCAGAATAAACAGAGTCTGGAAGGATTGCTGAATCCGTTGAAGTTACAACTGGAGGGATTCAAAAAACAGGTCAATGACAGCTTTAGCCAAGAAGCGAAGGAGCGCCATACACTGGTTCATGAGTTGAAAAATCTACAACGTCTCAATGAACAGATGGCAAAAGAAGCGTTGAATCTGACACAAGCGCTTAAAGGCGATAACAAACAACAAGGCAACTGGGGAGAAGTGGTATTGGCACGGGTTCTGGCTGAGTCAGGGTTACGTGAAGGGCACGAGTATCAGACGCAGGTCAGTTTGCAAAATGAAGCGGGTAAGCGTTATCAACCGGATGTGATCGTCAACCTGCCGAATGAGAAGCAGGTGGTGATCGATTCTAAAATGGCGCTGGTCGCCTATGAACGTTATTTTCATGCCGAGAGTGACATTGAGCGTGATAAAGCCCTTGGTGAACACTTACTTGCGATTCGCGCTCATATCAAAGGGCTGAGTAAAAAAGATTACCAGCAGTTGCAAGGGATCCAGACACTCGATTATGTCTTGATGTTTATTCCGGTTGAACCGGCATTCCAATTGGCAATACAGGCGGATCCTGCTTTGGTCAAAGATGCCATGGAACAAAACATCATTATCGTCAGTCCAACCACATTACTGGTCGCTTTACGAACCGTCGATAATTTATGGCGCAATGAGTACCAGAATCAAAATGCCCAACATATTGCGGAGAAAGCCGGAAAACTCTACGACAAATTACGCTTATTTGTTGATGATATGGACACGCTGGGTCATGCCATCGATAAGGCCGGGCAGAGTTATCAGAATGCCATGAATAAGTTGTCGACCGGGCGTGGTAACGCAATTCGACAGGCGGAAAGTTTTAAGCAACTGGGCGTTGAAGTGAAACGTTCGATTGCTGCCCGGTGGGTTGAGGCGTCGCAGAGAGAGGGGACAGATGCCGGTTCGTCTGAAGTCGGTTTACCGGAAGAGAACGGACAAAACGACAGCACATACATCGGCACAAAATCTGCCGATTGCTGA
- a CDS encoding DMT family transporter → MNEKQALLFGLTAVLLWSTVATAFKLTLAQLTPIQMLAVACVVSVISLLMICAYQRQLGQILPTFAANPKYFIISGLINPLCYYLILFQAYRLLPASQAQSINYSWAMTLTIMAAVFLKQTIRKQDYLAAALCYLGVLVIATRGNLLALDFASPVGVGLALLSTLLWAGYWILNTRNTADPVVSLLLGFLVALPCTLILSRYEGADWSHITAQGWLSAVYVGLFEMGITFFLWLNALKRTRHTARISNLIFISPFISLLLLAVIIQEQIHPATLIGLVCIITGLTIQQFKPNRTSSPQETKQ, encoded by the coding sequence ATCAATGAAAAACAAGCCTTGCTCTTCGGTCTGACAGCGGTCCTATTGTGGTCAACGGTCGCAACAGCATTTAAACTCACACTGGCACAGCTGACACCCATTCAGATGCTGGCTGTCGCTTGCGTCGTTTCCGTCATTTCATTACTGATGATTTGCGCCTATCAGCGTCAACTGGGGCAGATCCTGCCGACATTTGCTGCCAATCCCAAATATTTCATCATTTCCGGATTGATTAACCCGCTCTGTTATTATCTGATTCTGTTTCAGGCCTATCGCCTGCTTCCCGCCTCTCAGGCCCAATCGATCAACTATAGCTGGGCCATGACGTTAACCATCATGGCGGCTGTTTTTCTGAAACAAACGATCCGTAAGCAAGACTATCTGGCGGCGGCACTGTGTTATTTGGGGGTGTTAGTGATTGCGACCCGGGGCAATTTGCTGGCGCTGGATTTCGCGAGCCCTGTGGGTGTCGGGCTCGCCCTATTATCCACACTACTGTGGGCCGGTTACTGGATTCTCAATACCCGTAACACGGCAGATCCAGTCGTTAGCCTGCTATTAGGATTTCTCGTTGCTCTCCCTTGTACACTCATCCTGTCACGCTACGAAGGTGCCGACTGGTCTCATATCACAGCACAAGGCTGGCTCAGTGCTGTTTATGTTGGGTTATTTGAAATGGGTATCACCTTTTTCCTCTGGCTGAACGCACTGAAACGTACCCGTCACACTGCCAGAATCAGTAATCTGATTTTTATCTCTCCGTTTATTTCACTGCTGTTGTTAGCGGTAATCATTCAAGAGCAGATTCATCCGGCAACACTCATCGGACTGGTCTGTATTATCACCGGGCTGACGATTCAGCAATTCAAGCCAAACCGTACAAGCTCACCTCAAGAAACCAAACAATAG